A region of the Acidimicrobiia bacterium genome:
CCTTTGGTAGGGCTCGGGTGCTGGCTTTCGGATGCCGATCGACTTCACGTCTACGACTTGTTCAAAGTAGCGAATGCGGTCCCACTTATTCCACCATCCTTCGCCGAGCCATTTGGTGGCGTCGTTGGTGGGGCTGCCGCTTGAGCAGCCCCAGTAGGTAGCCAAAAGGATCAGGGATTCATCCTGACGCCGGCGAACTCTGCACGGAGGCGGTTGCCTGAACTCTCGCTGATCGACTTCGCAACGAGATCAACGAAAGTGTCAGCCCATTTCTTCGTATGCCCGTCTCCGTCCGGGTCGAGCCAGTGAGCGAGTTCATGCAATAGGGTCCAGACGGTCGCTCCCTCCGCTAGGTGGATTCCGTCCTCGAGCACCTTGCCCGCCTCGCGGCCGTCGGCGTCGAGATCGAAAATCAAATCTGGGACCGCCTGCATAGCATTGACGTGGGCGTCGACGAGTTTGAGCAACTCGGGTTCTTCGAGTGCTCGAAGTAGTGCCAACCGTCTTGGGCGGCCGCTGGTCTATCGGTAGGACCAGTCGGGTTGTTTATGTTCTTGTCGTTCGTCATACGTGACTACCCCGTCGACCAGGTCGGCAATTTTGGGGGTGGGGATCCTGGCTCGCAGTGAGGCGCATCGGCCCTCGAGGTGGGTGGCCAGGTCTTCGGGGTAGAGGCGTAGGAGACTCGACACGAGGTTTTGTTCCTGGACGGGTAGGTAGCACCGATTCCCGTCGGCGACGATACGGAGCCGTTCCTTGATGATGTCGAGGTCGGCGGCGGCTCCGGTTCCGTCGCAGAGCCGTTCGAGGGCTGCGGTGATGTGGCCGGTACCGAGTTTGCAGGGGAGGCATTGTCCGCATGATTCCACCGAGAGGAAGCGTGACAGGGTGGCTGTCACCTCGACCATGCAGGCGGTGTCGTCGTAGACGATGAACCCGGCTGCTCCCAGGCCCGAACCGGCCGCCACCATGTCCTCATAGGTGAGCGGAGTCGACATTGCCTCGGCGGGAAGGATGGCGTTGGCCACCCCCGGGACCACCGCCTTGATCGTCCGGCCCGGTCGTGGGCCGCCACATCGTGCGAGCACTTCGTGCAGTGGGGTACCCATCGGTACTTCGATCACTCCGGGCCGTTCCACGTCCCCGACTACGGTGCACACCACCGTCCCGGGTGACTGTTCGGTTCCGACAGATCGGAACTCGTCGGTGTCGTGGGAAAGGATCCAGGTGGCCTGGGCGAGGGTCTCGGCATTGTTCACGAGGGTGGGGTTCGAGGCATGTTCCCCATAGTGTCCAGACTCCGAATCGTGGGCTTGCCAACCGAGTTGGGGGGTGGTGGCGAACAGACCGTGCAGGTAGGGAGGGAGCCAGCGGGGGAGCGGGTCGTTGCCCTCGATGACTTCGAGTAGCGCCTTTTCTTCTCCGAAGAGATACTCCTCGGGTCCGGCGCTGACTTTGACTTCGAGACCATCGAGCCATCCGGCCTGTTCGATTTCGGTAAGCGCGGTGCTGAGGCGTTGGATCTCGGGCCAGAATGATGCCTTGACGGCGAGGAACGCTTCGATGGCGCCAACCGTCCGGGCGGCGATGATGAGCCCTTCGAGTATCTGGTACGGGTTGGCACGGATCAGCGCCCGATCCTTGAAACTACCCGGCTCGCCCTCGGCGCCATTGCATACCGCGTAGTGATGTTGGCCGCCGCCGGTGAGGATGGAACGCCACTTGGCTCCGGTGGGGAAGCCGGCCCCGCCCCGGCCTCGCAGGCCGGCCCGGGTCAGCTGGTCGATGACCTGATCGGCCGTGGCGTGTCGGGTTCGTTCGAGGGCCACGCCACCGCCGAGTTCAAGGTACTCCGAGAGCGATGGCACGGCCTGGTCTGGGAGTACCCGCCAATCGGATTCGGGCCGGATCATGTCCTCTCCTGCGGCGCTAGGGGGTGGTCGACGTGGAATTGGAGGAGGCATCCGGCCCGGTGCGGGTCGCGGCGAATCAGGTTGTCGACGGTGACCCCGTCGAGTTGGTCGGCCAAGCCCCGAGCAAGACCCAGATGGAGTCCGCAGATCGTATCGGCATCGGCGCCTGCCGCCTCGGCAAACGGACAGGTGGCCAGCACGAACTCGACTCGGTCACCACGCTGTCGCCGGCTGGGGTCAAAACCTCCCCGGGCAATGGCCTCTCCCAACGCATCCATTTGGGATCGGCCCGGGTCGGCGACGGCAACTTCGAGTTGGCGCCCGGCCAGGCGGCCGACCTCTTCGGGGGTTGAATCGCTGGTGAGCACGCTGATGAGGAGAAGGCTCAGTCGCTGATACGGGCCGGCCGTTCCCCATCGCCCGTCGGCACCCGGATCGACTCGGAACACGAGGCGGGGACGCCCGGGTCCTCCTGATGGGCGGGTGGTTTGGGTCAGGAGTCCGGCAGTCACCAGTTTGGCAAGATGCTGGCGGATGGCATTGTGGTTGAGGCCGAAGTGTTTGGTTAGTTCGGGCACGTCTACCGGCCGAGCAGCGTCGGCGACATAGCGGAAGATCCGATGGCGGGTGTGATCTCCGAGAGCTCGGGCCTGTTCCTGGAGACTCATGGTCGTCTGTCAATCCAACCTTGATAGATGATGGCCTGTCGGCATGGTTGATTATGCCCGAGGTTCACGGTCGACGGGGGAGCGACCCGAAGTTGGTCGTCGATCGACCGTTCACCGACCAGGAGGTCCGGATGGTCGTATGCTCGTCGGAGGTAGACGGACACATACGACCACTCGGTGGGTGTGGACCACCCGGGGAGAGACGATACCTTGGTCTTCGGTTCGAACTTGCGACCGGCGACGCTGACGGGATTCGGTCCGATGGTCATTGACGGGAGAACCTAACCCGCCAGTTGGTTTCGTCGATCTGATCGGCGACGTAGCCGAATCCCTGCTCGCCGAGGGCGCCCTCGAGGGGGACCGGTTCAAACGGGGCGTAGACGACGAGGATCTCATCGTCTCCTGTGGCGGCGGCAGCCTCCATGATGGCACCAAATGGTTCGCCACCTCCGGCGATGGTGGGGCGAGCATCGACCGTTCGAACCCGACAGGTGAGATCGATCGACCAGCGTTCGGGTCCCGTCTCCACCGCCACCCATCGGTAGAAGTCGGGGTATTCGGCATCGAGTTGGTAGCGAAGTGGGACCGGATCGTGATCGTTGACCAGTCGGATTGTTTCGCCGGGGCCCATGGCTCGGAGCCGGTCAAAGATGGTCTGGTGCCGGTCTCGAGGATGGACCGAGCGGACGTCGAGAATCGCCACGGCCGGGCCGTGAGGATCCGAAGTTGGTTGGTGGGATTCGCTCATGATCGGTCAAGCTCCACAAACACGTCACCATCGACGACTTCGACCCGGTATACGGGGGTGGGTTCGGTGGCCGGAAGACACTGCGGTTGACCGGTAATCAGCGAAAAGGTACTGCCGTGTTTGCCACATTCGATCTCGGCTTCTTCGAGGTCGACCTCCCCATCTGAAAGGGACACATCCTGATGGGTGCATCGGTCGCCGATGGCATGTACGTCGTCGCCAATCCGTACCAGGGCGATTCGTAGGTCGTCGACGTCGTAACGGCGGGGCCTACCGGACTCCAGGTCGGCGAGGGGGCCGACTAGACGGCCCCGGGGGGCCCTTTGGGGACGTCCGGAGGCGGGTGATTTTGTTTCGGTCCCGGTGGCTGGTCGGCCGGATCCCGGGTCGGTCGAATTCAGGTGACCCGATCGCATAAGAATCTTCTCCCTTTGATGATAGGAACTGGACGGGACTATTTTTCTAGCATACACTAGAATAATCATGCGAACTAGGAAATGGTGGAAAGTATCATGAGTATCCCGTCAGACCGAGAGGTCGATGGAGCGATCGTCACCTACCTGCGCACCGACATCGACTGTTTCGCTTGTTTCGAACATGTGCGTCAGGCGCTGTTGTCGCAGCCCGACGTCGAAACCGTCGAAGAGGATGCGACGGTCGGATGTCTTGTGGTGACCCATCGGTCCAACTCCGAACAGTTGCGGCGGGTTGTCACCATTGTGGGACACCGGCTTGGGATGGCAGACAACGGTGAGGTCATTAGGGGAGCAGCCAGTGCTACCACCGCCCCTGATCATAAGTCCTGCCGCGGCCCGGAGCGAGATGAGGAAGTCCGATGACACCTCCCAGTCGAACCCTCATCCCACTGTCGGGTACGACGGGTATGCCCGGAGTGGTGCCCCCACCGTCGATACCCCTGGGCTTCCTGTCTGCGGCAGGTATTGGGTTGATAGGGTTTGGCTTGGCAGCCTGGCTGGCCGCTGACAGTCTCGTCGCCTCCCCGTTCTACAGTGGAGTCATCTCGACGGTCCACCTGGCAGTGCTCGCTTTTCTCACCGTCGCCGTTCTCGGAGCAGTCCATCAGTTCGGTCCGGTTGCCGGTGGGAGACCGCTTCGGTCGGTCGGGGCAGCCCGACTCACCATGGTCGGTATCGTCCTGACCGGTTGGCTTCTCCCCACCGGATTCGCCCACGGACCACGGTGGCTAGTCCCGGCGGCGGGACTGCTCGGGGCGGTGACGGTGACCATGGCCGCCTGGAACTTGTCAGCTCCACTATTCGGCCGCACCGGGGGCATACCGGTGGTAGGTCTCCGGATCTCGGTCGCCTATCTGCTCATCACCGTGTCGTTCGGGGTGGTATATGCCTTCAATCGTGAAATCGGGTGGTTC
Encoded here:
- a CDS encoding SLBB domain-containing protein, producing MIRPESDWRVLPDQAVPSLSEYLELGGGVALERTRHATADQVIDQLTRAGLRGRGGAGFPTGAKWRSILTGGGQHHYAVCNGAEGEPGSFKDRALIRANPYQILEGLIIAARTVGAIEAFLAVKASFWPEIQRLSTALTEIEQAGWLDGLEVKVSAGPEEYLFGEEKALLEVIEGNDPLPRWLPPYLHGLFATTPQLGWQAHDSESGHYGEHASNPTLVNNAETLAQATWILSHDTDEFRSVGTEQSPGTVVCTVVGDVERPGVIEVPMGTPLHEVLARCGGPRPGRTIKAVVPGVANAILPAEAMSTPLTYEDMVAAGSGLGAAGFIVYDDTACMVEVTATLSRFLSVESCGQCLPCKLGTGHITAALERLCDGTGAAADLDIIKERLRIVADGNRCYLPVQEQNLVSSLLRLYPEDLATHLEGRCASLRARIPTPKIADLVDGVVTYDERQEHKQPDWSYR
- a CDS encoding helix-turn-helix domain-containing protein codes for the protein MSLQEQARALGDHTRHRIFRYVADAARPVDVPELTKHFGLNHNAIRQHLAKLVTAGLLTQTTRPSGGPGRPRLVFRVDPGADGRWGTAGPYQRLSLLLISVLTSDSTPEEVGRLAGRQLEVAVADPGRSQMDALGEAIARGGFDPSRRQRGDRVEFVLATCPFAEAAGADADTICGLHLGLARGLADQLDGVTVDNLIRRDPHRAGCLLQFHVDHPLAPQERT
- a CDS encoding DUF2249 domain-containing protein → MSESHQPTSDPHGPAVAILDVRSVHPRDRHQTIFDRLRAMGPGETIRLVNDHDPVPLRYQLDAEYPDFYRWVAVETGPERWSIDLTCRVRTVDARPTIAGGGEPFGAIMEAAAATGDDEILVVYAPFEPVPLEGALGEQGFGYVADQIDETNWRVRFSRQ
- a CDS encoding non-heme iron oxygenase ferredoxin subunit yields the protein MRSGHLNSTDPGSGRPATGTETKSPASGRPQRAPRGRLVGPLADLESGRPRRYDVDDLRIALVRIGDDVHAIGDRCTHQDVSLSDGEVDLEEAEIECGKHGSTFSLITGQPQCLPATEPTPVYRVEVVDGDVFVELDRS